AGCTAGAAAGGAAGAATGAATAGATGGTAGATTGAAGGGATGACTTTCTTGCTATCCCATCTTATAACATATCTGTTACTTAGGTATACGTTGTACGATAAAATAGAAAGAATgagaaattaaaaattatactCACTGCTACTGCATATACTGCTGAAAGCACAAAAGTAATTGCAGCCAACAATCGAGTGGAAACAATCTCCACAAAAACTGCTGAGAGAAGATTACGCTTCAAAAGTTCATAGGTCATTCTTGCGGATCTGCAGTAAGCTTCACCAGTTATCGCAGCAAAGTTGATGGTGAACTTGTTAAGGAAATCTATTGCTGTCAGCAAGCCATTAACACAACACCGCAAAATCAGATTCGCTATTCCTGGAGCTTCTTCTCTTGCACTATCAACAGCAGCTCGCACCACACGAACAACACATAAAAGCAGCCCAGAGAGGCATAGAGTGCCGAATGAGGGGCCAAATGCATTTCTGCAAGTGTTTATAACAAAGGATGAGCTTGCTATTGGAACCATCATAGGAAGCAGACCATTATTTCTGAGGAACTTCATAAATTTGCAGACCAGGAATAATGGTGCGGACATAGAAATGTTTGAATTAAAAAATGGACATGCAAACACCCAGATGTAAGGGTAGACTCAAAAGCCATTCAAAATAATCTAATAGAACATACTTTCACGCCAATTTTCAAGAGCAAGATGACTGAAAATTACCATATCAAAGCACAGAACAGAGTCTAAAACAAAAACTATTGGAGGAATATTTTAATCAATAAACTATAGAAGCAATATTTTAATCATTGATTAATTCGAACTTGCAACTGCTACTATAATATATTAATCGACGGAAAAATCAGTAATGGAAGGCATAATAGATTCTTTAAAGGGGAGTACCAAGATAAACATGATGCGCATGTTTCCAGTATCCAAAGTAGTTGACAAGTAATATTACCAATCCCTTGTAATTCTTTGATTTGTAAAATGAACATTAATTGACATAATGAAAAAGAAGATGGTTGAAACTCTGAGAATAGCAGCAGACATTAATAGGAAGTTTAGTATGGGAAATTGGAGCTCCATAGAATTACTTCATGTAGCTCCATAGAAACCCAATGTTGAAATCCTCAATAATTGAATATCTGGTTATGACTATAGAAACAAGAAAGTTGTTAGCACCCAATTTGAATATGATAGAAACACAACCATTCTCCAGCATGACAACctgaaaagaaaaatgtacCAAAATACAAGATGGTATGCACTTCCAACAGACAAGAAGTTTGTCATGACCAAAACCAGGCACATAGTGGTCAAAAGGAAAGTTGTATTCATTCCAACTCTAACTAGGTTGATTGCTGCAATCTATTTGCAAATTAGATGCTTGCATGCGCGAATATACATGCAAAGCCCTTGTTCAGTAACCAGAGCACCCACACTTCAATAAAGACGAATATTTGACAGTTCCCATCTTACTTCAAACCATATGCTATATTTAACTTGGAAATCAAAGTAACAATTGGAGCTAGAACTACCTCATGTAGCCCAGTTCAACCAAATACATGACCAACGTGGGAATCAATCCATGCCAAGCCCCACAAAATCACTCGTCCAATCTCAAACTTGGGGCATCATAAAAAGTCTATAAAGACATCACAAGATTCACAACTACATGAGCAGTAGAAGCTAACACTTGAATCTCTGTTGTACGACCTGATCAATTTGATCAGGCGTCCAGAGTTTGATATACTTTCAGCTTTTACAATACAAATATCAAACCCTTGCCCTCCGTCTACTTATCCAAGGGTGTACATATACCAGTCAGCAAGAACTCCCAAAGTCATAGTGCAACGTATCTATAAACAACTCAGATTCACCATTACTTCAACTAATGAACAGAGCATAACTAGACTAACAACAAGGAATCATAGGCTAGGTCAATGCAAGTTCACATGAAAaccaataaaaacaagatatgGTGATTAATAAGTGAAGGAAATAGCAGGCAATCACCTCAAAGAACTTCTTATGCTTCGCTTAGGAGTTGAATCCTCCTTTGAGAAGTACCATTGTGAAATAGTTCCACTGATAACATAAACTTGAGCTTCCACCATTACTGTCAAAGACCACAACATCGTCAATATTGACAAAGCAAAGTAAGCAGGGACCCAGCTATCTTGCTTCCAAACACAAGTGTAATCTGCATTTGATTCTTTCGGCACAATCTTTCCATTCAATGTTGCAAAGACCAAAAACACCACAATTGGAGCATAATAGGCCACAAGAGAAAGCGACAATAGTGGCAACACAAGAAACAATCCCAGATTCTTCGATAAGGCATCAGATGCAACCCCAATTATCCTCACAGTCAGCTCAATTCGGTGCCAATTAGCCACGAATATCCACACAATTACCCCAATCACAACAAACACGAACACAAGTACCAAAATCCTATACAAGAAAGGGAACGAGTCGCTACAAGTGGAGCTAACCGTGCAGGCAACGAACCAATACACATTGAGAAAGATGGGTATCACAACAAAGAAAGGAAGACAGACGTAAACAATCTGTTTGGCGTAATGCTTAAGCAACAAAAGGAGTAGAAAGCAAATGGGCACACtcaaaatcaaagtaattaCAAGCGCCcatatcaaattcttcaaaaccGAACTCGAGCTAGAATAAAACAACAAGTACTGGAAAAATTGCTCTTCACTATTAGACGATAGCGAGTCTTTGACGCAAGAAGTCGAATTGGAATCGTAACTATAAGAGGATAGACTGGCGTAATTGATGTTTCTGTGGAAGATGCAGAAGATGCCGAAACCGAAAGTGGCGAGGACGACGATAAAGAAGAGGATGAGGAAAGGCAGGTCCTTGAAAGGTCTTACCCCGAAGTTGTAGGATATGTGCAGGTACTGGGTCGGGTCTTCTTCCGATGGTTCTTGGTCAACGTGGGTTGTGGGTTCTTCGATCGGAGATTGAAAGTACGGTGGTTTAGAGAGCAAGGGTTGAGTTGGTGAAGAAGGGGATTCGTAGAGGTAAGTGGGTTTGTTGTTTTCTTCACTACTCTCCATCACAGATGAAACAGAGATAGAGAGAAGGAGGGAGTTTCACAGAGAAGGTAAAGGATGTTGCAGAGATGGTTATGGTTGCTCCCGGAGAATTTCTGTTGACCGTGACACTAGTTCGTAGACAACTAAGACAAGTTGGTATGGTCAAGAGCGGGACAAGATGACTTGTACTGGAATAATTTGCTGGTAGCAATAATATTTACCTTCTCTTAGTTTTGCATCTGCATATTTTCATAGATAAGTGGCTCAATGGCGAGGAATTTCTCAATTTCACTCATGTTTAAAAAATTGACAAAGTTTTTCGTTGATTGCTGGCAAACGCAACCCTCATCTTATGCAGTAGCCATGAAAACTATACAATGCCCACCCAACGTTTCCAATCTGTGTTTATTGCAATTGGGCTTAGTCAAGATGTGTAAAAACCCAATGTGTTTTACTCTGAATTCTTAATGGCAAATATTCAGTGTCCATTGTCGAatctttaataaaaaaaaactggctgtatgtttagaaaaaaaatttaaaaaaaatcaataatttgattacaaaaagaaaataataacatCAATATGAAGTAGTCAACAAATTGGAGAAAAATATTTGTAAAACAAGGTCAAAccaaataaaatatgaaatccTTGCTTCACATAATCAAGGGAGATCAAAGTCAACGAGTTTTGAGTATATCTAAACATTCACATTTCCACTGCCTCTTGAAAGACATTCAAGGCAGAAGAGATCATCAGGTTCAATTAGACTTCCATGGAAGCCATCAAGAGGTACATCATTTTCCTTGGTTTTGGTCAATATGCTTATGATTTATGAACAGATTGTTTaccctttctctttttttccctctcttctaTTAGGCCTGAAGATGTTGTTACTGTCAATGTTCATGCTGCCAAAGAATTGCTCAGCTCGGGTTACTTGTACTTGGATGTAAGGTAGGATATCAGAAGTTGAAATTAGCATCAAAGTATTGCAGTTTATAGGAAAATAAAACTTTCCATTTATTCATCCAAAACACTCATATTGTATTATTAGGACAATTGAGGAATTCAACAAGAGCCATGTTGACAGTGCCTTGAATGTTCCTTACATGTTCAAAACACAAGAAGAAGGCAAGCAGCTCTGACCTCAGACTTTTAAATTTGGCCAAAAAAACCCAGATGTTTGAAAAACTCAATACTTTGCAAATCAGTAGAAAACAAATTGCTTATGTTGAACAGGTAGAGTGAAAAACCCTGAATTCCAGAACCAAGTTGCCACCATCTGCAAGAAAGAGGATCACTTAGTTGTGGTAACTAATTACATCCGACTTTCACTCAAATTGacaatgaaaattttttttgttctgaaatTAGTTATTTTATTCCCAATATATTGATATTGAAGGGTTGCAACAGTGGAGGAAGATCACTAAAGGCCTGCGTTGATCTTCTAAATGCAGTAAGTTTATCATAAACTTGTGAGTAATGCTATTGCAATTTTTGGTCAATGAAAAAGTTGTCAAGTTCCAACTCAATTATTGAATGTTCAAAAGCTCCAATTTGGGAAccaaaagttgaaaattattcaCATATGCACATACGAGCAAATTGTTCACTGTTCGGGCATATttcttatattgattttttatgccACATTAGCGACTTTACTATCCGAAAAGTGGGAAATCTGtccatatatgtatattaaaacaattttcaactttgaattcTCAAGTTAAAAGATTTGAATATTCAATAACTGAGTTGTCAGTATTTCAGCCTAATTTTTTTAGTGGACTTTCAAAATTCCACTCTGTTATCCTTGGTAAGCTTTGGATGACCAAAAATGAAAGTAATCAGGGCTTTGCGAATGTGACTAACATGGAAGGGGGTTACTCTGCATGGGTAGACAGTGGTCTTGCTGGAGATAAGCCTGCAGAAGAGCTTAAAACAGCTTGCAAGTTCCGACCCTGAAATCTGTATTTGCTTGCTTCATTTTATCTCCAAATAATTGAACATTTACAGTTCAAGCTACTGTTCTATATCAGTAAATTTAACTCACAATTGTCTAACGATAGTAACtatcaaaacaataacaatgtCTTCTCAAAGACTAAGTTTCATGCTTGATCAAACCATAACATGTAGATCCTTACTACAGATTTTCCTCTGATTGCTAAACAACAGAACAATTTTGTATCAACATACAAACAGATACAGAGCATGCTACAAGATTTCCACAACTAGGACTACTGTATCCAAATCATGAACAGTATATATTCGAGTACGTGATAGAGTAGTGAACCAATTATCTATttctcaaaacaagaaaagaggcTAAAGAACTCTATAAAGAATAACTTCGTCTCTGATGAGCTTCATCTTTCCTCATCCCACTTGTTCTTGGGTATCTCTCCAGAGTCAGCAATGATTACTTTCTTTCTAGGTTTCCCATTGTAGGTTCCTGCTCCTCCTTCGATGGCATATACAGTATCCATCCCTTGAATAACCTTGCCAAAAACAACATGCTCTCCGTCCAACCTAATAAGTCGACTAATAAGTTAGAATGTAAATCATATAGGTCTAAACTGCAAGCAACGTGCATTTGAGACTCTCAACTAAAGGAATAGAAGTACTAACACCGCCACCTTCTTAGGGAAAGATTCATGCTCATGCTTTGTCAAAAATATAACTATCCACTAACTTTGGACAGGTCAACTCTGTTATATTCTTATCCTTTGCTTGTTTCTGCCACTAAAGAATCACTTACCAGCTAGCCTTGAcagttgtaataaaaaattgtgaGCCATTGGAATCAGGTCCAGAGTTCACCATGGATAAAACACCTACAAAAATAATCTAAATTTTTGAGAGAGATGACCACCTGTAAAATACAGAAAATTGTAGTTTCggcaaacaaaaacaacatttGTGCAAACAAAACATAACCACAAAATATAGTTACATTGAGTACCTGCATGCGCATGCTTTATCTTAAAATTCTCGTCGGGAAAAGTCCCACCGTAAATAGATTCGCTACCCCTGCCATCCCCATAGATTATATCTCCACCTTGAATTACGAATCCAGATATTATATGATGAAATGGTTTTCCCTTATAGTGGAGATGCTTTCCATTCTTTCCAGTAACCCTTTCTCCTGCAATTTGAAGAATAACTAAGACCTCGCACATTAACAACGATGATGATCTGAAATTAATCAAAAGGCTAAACAAACAAGCACCTGTGCACAAAGCCCTAAAGTTCTCTGCATCAAAAttcaggaaaagaaaagaagagaagaatcaGTATTGACTAACATGCATATAAACCAAATACATtagcaaaaataaaatattataaaacacACAAATATTACACAATGCCCAGATTTTAAATTCCAGTAACCTAATGCCTATACGGAGAAGCTAAATAACTCCTATGACCTTTTATTCTGCAAGGTCTAAGAAGATGCAAAGATGGTCTGGTATTCGCCACAAACCTTTGAGATATTTTGAATTAAATTGACATGACCTACTTTCATGACATCTATCCGCCACTGgattaaaggggaaaaaaatctaaGATCCTGTTATTTAAGTATAtttactcaaaaaaaaagttcctaCCGACAGTCTTCGGAACAACTTGGCCATATAGTCCAATGACAATTCTACCTGTCAAAATAAACTTATTTTGTCAAATAATAAGAGATGGGATCAAAAGATatcaaaaaaatactaataGCTTGCTGTATAGACTGACAGCTAATTGAACATGGGTGGTTTAGACAATAACTTTTTCGTCATTAAAGCAACAAAGAAGGCAACAAGTTTAGAgtatcacaaatatatatattttttaactgGGATTTTACTTACAAGCGTTATCATTGTAAAGATGCAAAAGCATACCTAAACGTTGCttatcaatatcaatatccAAGTATACTCTATGAGTAATTTCATACACCTCTTCTGCTTTCTCTTCCTCCTGCGCGTATGATCAGAAGGCATGGGATCAGTTTTCCACATACAGAAGTACAGGCAAATCGAGTAGGTTGTTGAGTAAGAAAATGCAGTTATTTGAAGGGTAACCCACATTGAGGCCAGATAAGTAAGGAGGGAAGAAATGAGGCAAATTTCCAATCCTGTTCTTTGCCATGGGACTCCAACCACAATGTTATAATATCATTGTTTAGACGTGgctcaaaaataaaatagtaaGAAATATGTAAAAGAAGGGACACAAATAtctcaaacagacaacaaagaAGTATAATCAGGCCTCAGCTAAATGCACAATCGCGCACGAAAAATCCACAATCCAATTGAGAGATGCATTTTATATCTGTTTCACAAGCCTCAAAAATGGAGCTGCAATTCAACTTCTTTATGTCCATAATGGagtatttcggatgtaatatcCGATCAACAACAGATCCCCACTGCACAATATAACATGATTGTCGTCATCGCACAAGCCCCAAATTAGCAATTAGATCCCTAACATACATTGCTACACGCTTTACGCAGATTAGCAACCAAAGAATGTACCTTTTTGTGACCGGTGAAAGCAAAAATGAGGAAAATCGAGAGGACTATCAGGAGGAGCAGGCACCGTGGCTGAACCAAAATCGAGATCAGTCGACGCATCGTTTTGAGATACTTTCTCCTTCAATCTCTCTAATAATTTCGAGGTCAGTATAAGTCTCTGCTCTCTCGATTCTCCATGAACTACAAATCTTCACTTCCGCACTGTCAGTAGCCCCTCACAGAGATGTTTCCGGTGGAGGCATTGAAGAGCGAAGAACTTCTGTTCCCATCTTTGGGCCTGTTCACGAAGAAGATCCACAGCTTCAGAAGAAAATAATTGGATGGAATTTGGGCTACAAAGTCCATGGGTATCATTTTGGGCCTTGATTTGTACTTAGTACTAACTATATTCGGTTTGTGGGCCTCAATTCGTATCCACTCTCGCAGGCCGCAGCAGCATCAAAGGACCACATTTGGTCCGGTTGAAAGGAAGCTGAACCTTTCTCGACCATACCTATCTATTATCTATATGATGCAAGCGTGCTTGTTGCAGACATGAAAACTTTCTTTACTTTGTAGAAAtgccagaaatgaaatgcaggAGTGAAGGACCAGGCTTGAAACCAAAGTTAACATCATGACTCAACataatattgttcgctttgggtcAGAGGTCCACACAACTTTGTTTTCTAGGTGCATCACCATTAGTTCTTAGACCCCAAAAAACTCGTTAGTTGTATGGGAGGAACTAGACCtttacttatatgtcactcgGTTTGGTTACGTCAAGATATGGGATAAAGCCTCTCACTTGTGAATTAGGTTATGTCAGACTCAACAAGTGGACAAATAGATGTCATGTCCAAATGGACCAAGTCTTAGCTCTAACGCCATGTTATAAAATTCAACCCAAACACTACAAACAAATATTGTTCACTTTGCATCAAAGGCTCACACGATTTTGCTTTTCTTGAGCCATCACCATTAGTTTTTAAGCTTAGAAAACACGTTGGTGGTGTAAGGAAGACATTTACTTATATGTTACTCAGTTGAGCTATGTCAATATGATGTGTGGTaaaggatttagggtttagggtttacactTTCACTAGACTATGGTCCCTCATGAGTCATGCCACACTAACCCAAATCACCAACTTCCTATTTTTCTCTTTGCTTGTCATTGCCTAGTATACATCTTAAGCATTGGTCTGGTCTGTTCTGGTCTTAACAAAATTCTTTAATACAAATTGCAATCACTATCTGTGAGTTTTTTTACCTGTtctatttttgatatttttctaaTAGAAGCAATTGGTGGGTACGTCTTAAATTCTGAACACTAAAACTACGATGTATTAGTTAGAAGttccttttctttcacatcaatTCAAAGCAAGCCCGTGAGACCTAAGAATGGGCAAGTATCAATACATCCAAACCTTGTAATTAATGTCATCCGTACAAGGCAGGAAAccccttgttttcttttttcttttcactgTGTGTACAAGGTACAAGGCAGGAGGTTGATTTAGGAATAGCTGGCTTAACAAAGAATGGCCTAATTGACTCCAACTCCTTGCCATCAAGAGCTAAACGGAATACTCATATAAAGCATGTGAACACAGCACAGACTTTGCACACTATTCCCTTGTGACCTTACCTCCCTCATAAAGCAGACACACCACTTCTGTTTCCCACCCTTGTGACTTACCTCCATTGCCATTAAAGTACAGGAGAGAGTTTCAGTTTCAGACCTTCCAAGATGAAATACAGTACACCTACATTGGGTTTCTTAGCTTTCTGGCTTCTTCTCCTATGCCCTTATTTTTCTGCTTCAGATGGTtctttctccctctctttcACTGGTTCAAGTATCtaattttgatgggttttgaaaaacttttgatgggttttgttcCTTCTTTTCCTATTTTGCAGATGGAATATTATATGATTTTACAGCTTATAGAGAGGTATTTGTTTTATCTGGACAATATTCCTAGTGTTGGCTTGATATGTAAATAGCATCTGAGGAATTGAATGGTTGGACAGTGTAAAGACCAACCTGTGAAGCCTCTCTACAATGGGGGGATTCTCAAAGACAAGGGTCCTGTTGACAGGCAAAGTGTTGGAGAGTATGCAACGAGTGATTATTCACCGGCTTTTATATTGCACAATCTCACTCAGGGCACCATATATTGCTTCTCAAGTATGTTCTTCTTATCCTCTCTCTACAAAAACAATCTTCTGTACAAGTTCCAGGAAATGTCAGATACATAAACTGGACAAAAGTAGCTCAGCGATTATCGCTAGTATTTTTTCTTTGGTGAATGACTAAAGGAATGCAAATAGTCTCTGTCAATAGTCCCTTGTGCTGAAGAAACTAGGTAATATATAGCACAGCAACATTAAGCACGTTTTTTCAGTATGGTCTCTCTCTTGATGCTCTGCAGGCTGGATAAAAATAGAGGGTGCAGATTCCGCTCCTGTACGAGCGAGCTTGATGATGAACAATGCCACCGTATACGATTGTATAGGATCTGTTTTGGCTAAAAGTGGATGCTGGTCATTTCTAAAAGGGGGTTTTGTTCTTGATTCACCATCAAAGTTATCCATACTATACTTTCAGGTACACCCAGCCAATTGATTTTACAAACTGTGAAAAAATTAGATCAAAATTTTGTAATTTAGACATGAAAGTTCTGGTTTTGCAGAgttcatacggtaaagatgtTAAAATAGCAGTTGCGAGTTCTTCATTACAGGCATTTAGTGATCAagaatggagaacaaatcaACAGTACATAATTAACACTGTAACTACTCGTAACACCTCATGCTTGATTTACTGTGTCACAGAATTTTTTGCTATCAAGTTCTGATACTTGATTTCCTTTGTAGAAAAGAAAACGCGCTGCAACGATTCATGTGGCAGATAGCAATGGAGATACACTACAAGGAGCAACCATTACGATAACACAAGTCGCAAAAGACTTCCCTTTTGGATCT
This genomic stretch from Tripterygium wilfordii isolate XIE 37 chromosome 22, ASM1340144v1, whole genome shotgun sequence harbors:
- the LOC119992281 gene encoding CTL-like protein DDB_G0288717; amino-acid sequence: MESSEENNKPTYLYESPSSPTQPLLSKPPYFQSPIEEPTTHVDQEPSEEDPTQYLHISYNFGVRPFKDLPFLILFFIVVLATFGFGIFCIFHRNINYASLSSYSYDSNSTSCVKDSLSSNSEEQFFQYLLFYSSSSSVLKNLIWALVITLILSVPICFLLLLLLKHYAKQIVYVCLPFFVVIPIFLNVYWFVACTVSSTCSDSFPFLYRILVLVFVFVVIGVIVWIFVANWHRIELTVRIIGVASDALSKNLGLFLVLPLLSLSLVAYYAPIVVFLVFATLNGKIVPKESNADYTCVWKQDSWVPAYFALSILTMLWSLTVMVEAQVYVISGTISQWYFSKEDSTPKRSIRSSLRNAFGPSFGTLCLSGLLLCVVRVVRAAVDSAREEAPGIANLILRCCVNGLLTAIDFLNKFTINFAAITGEAYCRSARMTYELLKRNLLSAVFVEIVSTRLLAAITFVLSAVYAVAAWAILQGVSNLGVDSYLVAVVAWALLIAVLSLFVHVLDNVIETVYVCYAIDRDQGEIYKQDVHEVYVHLPISKKHRSSLGPTTLGV
- the LOC119991228 gene encoding protein HIGH ARSENIC CONTENT 1, mitochondrial produces the protein MEAIKRPEDVVTVNVHAAKELLSSGYLYLDVRTIEEFNKSHVDSALNVPYMFKTQEEGRVKNPEFQNQVATICKKEDHLVVGCNSGGRSLKACVDLLNAGFANVTNMEGGYSAWVDSGLAGDKPAEELKTACKFRP
- the LOC119991226 gene encoding peptidyl-prolyl cis-trans isomerase CYP21-1-like isoform X1 — protein: MRRLISILVQPRCLLLLIVLSIFLIFAFTGHKKEEEKAEEVYEITHRVYLDIDIDKQRLGRIVIGLYGQVVPKTVENFRALCTGERVTGKNGKHLHYKGKPFHHIISGFVIQGGDIIYGDGRGSESIYGGTFPDENFKIKHAHAGVLSMVNSGPDSNGSQFFITTVKASWLDGEHVVFGKVIQGMDTVYAIEGGAGTYNGKPRKKVIIADSGEIPKNKWDEER
- the LOC119991226 gene encoding peptidyl-prolyl cis-trans isomerase CYP21-1-like isoform X2 gives rise to the protein MAKNRIGNLPHFFPPYLSGLNEEEKAEEVYEITHRVYLDIDIDKQRLGRIVIGLYGQVVPKTVENFRALCTGERVTGKNGKHLHYKGKPFHHIISGFVIQGGDIIYGDGRGSESIYGGTFPDENFKIKHAHAGVLSMVNSGPDSNGSQFFITTVKASWLDGEHVVFGKVIQGMDTVYAIEGGAGTYNGKPRKKVIIADSGEIPKNKWDEER